A stretch of Gorilla gorilla gorilla isolate KB3781 chromosome 9, NHGRI_mGorGor1-v2.1_pri, whole genome shotgun sequence DNA encodes these proteins:
- the LOC101134521 gene encoding serum amyloid A-2 protein encodes MKLLTGLVFCSLVLSVSSRSLFSFLGEAFDGARDMWRAYSDMREANYIGSDKYFHARGNYDAAKRGPGGAWAAEVISNARENIQRLTGHGAEDSLADQAANKWGRSGRDPNHFRPAGLPEKY; translated from the exons ATGAAGCTTCTCACGGGCCTGGTTTTTTGCTCCTTGGTCCTGAGTGTCAGCAGCCGAAGCTTGTTTTCGTTCCTTGGCGAGGCTTTTGATG ggGCTCGGGACATGTGGAGAGCCTACTCTGACATGAGAGAAGCCAATTACATCGGCTCAGACAAATACTTCCATGCTCGGGGGAATTATGATGCTGCCAAAAGGGGACCTGGGGGTGCCTGGGCTGCAGAAGTGATCAG CAATGCCAGAGAGAATATCCAGAGACTCACGGGCCATGGTGCAGAGGACTCGCTGGCCGATCAGGCTGCCAATAAATGGGGCAGGAGTGGCAGAGACCCCAATCACTTCCGACCTGCTGGCCTGCCTGAGAAATACTGA